In Blautia wexlerae DSM 19850, a single window of DNA contains:
- a CDS encoding DUF4062 domain-containing protein, producing MSYKANVYNVMIASPSDVAKERAKVVEALAEWNRHNTAERKCVFLPLRWEEDSAARMGCPPQETLNRQLCERSDMLIAIFWTRLGTPTEGFASGTVEEIEYHLKANKPVMLYFCDRDIPMDTDRTQLEKLKEYRKSVENKALYHTFKRAADLKNLLLNQLRTAVITDEPFVTDCKKLASNEKEETDKKRPNLWIEINDADEIQLILPKLPVLDNVEYMDENMSFAVTDPDVPEMTFELFEQDARDILNHKIPNDLENWVSEKELAAFKKRIPDIEELETYLRKWKMSLCMENAVELKITLHNDGKAMAEEIYVDMDEPENVWVIDEDEWESLSKFSTISDPFHAARQKKAIHKIPSLEMQNAFDCASRVFLASGLAYPSELMNVPVSLLTPFNKDFYRRVEDGDVVLHLDKLLQGRMVEFKKIYMIPKKVGEADIKVAYQCRQFPDAVVGKIKVEVLAEDTE from the coding sequence ATGTCATATAAAGCAAATGTATATAATGTAATGATTGCCTCTCCATCTGATGTGGCGAAGGAACGAGCAAAGGTTGTGGAGGCTTTGGCGGAGTGGAATCGCCATAACACAGCGGAGAGAAAATGCGTGTTTCTTCCATTGAGATGGGAAGAAGATTCTGCCGCCCGTATGGGATGTCCGCCACAAGAGACGCTGAATCGCCAGCTCTGTGAGCGGAGTGATATGCTGATTGCGATATTCTGGACAAGGCTTGGGACACCGACAGAAGGTTTTGCCAGTGGCACGGTGGAGGAGATTGAATATCATCTGAAAGCGAATAAACCGGTGATGCTTTATTTTTGCGACAGAGACATACCGATGGATACGGACAGGACACAGTTGGAAAAACTAAAGGAATATCGAAAGTCCGTAGAAAATAAGGCATTGTATCATACTTTTAAAAGGGCCGCTGACTTAAAGAACCTTTTGCTGAATCAGTTGCGTACAGCAGTGATAACGGATGAACCGTTTGTGACGGATTGTAAGAAACTGGCATCGAATGAGAAGGAAGAAACGGATAAAAAGCGTCCCAATCTGTGGATAGAGATAAATGATGCGGATGAGATTCAGCTTATTCTGCCGAAGTTGCCAGTCCTGGATAATGTGGAGTATATGGATGAAAATATGTCTTTTGCCGTAACAGACCCCGATGTGCCTGAAATGACCTTTGAACTATTCGAACAGGATGCCAGAGATATCTTGAATCATAAGATTCCGAATGATTTGGAGAATTGGGTAAGCGAAAAGGAATTAGCTGCATTTAAAAAGAGAATTCCGGATATAGAGGAGCTGGAAACATATCTGCGAAAATGGAAGATGTCTCTTTGCATGGAAAATGCGGTAGAGTTAAAGATTACGCTGCACAATGATGGAAAGGCGATGGCGGAAGAAATCTATGTGGACATGGACGAGCCGGAAAATGTATGGGTGATTGATGAGGATGAGTGGGAATCTCTTTCGAAGTTTAGCACTATTTCAGACCCGTTCCATGCGGCCAGACAGAAGAAAGCCATCCATAAGATACCGTCCCTTGAGATGCAGAATGCGTTTGACTGTGCAAGCAGGGTATTTTTAGCTTCCGGTTTGGCGTATCCGTCAGAGCTGATGAATGTTCCGGTGTCGCTGCTTACACCATTTAACAAAGATTTTTACCGTAGAGTGGAAGATGGAGATGTTGTACTGCATTTGGACAAGCTGCTGCAAGGAAGAATGGTTGAATTTAAAAAGATTTATATGATTCCGAAGAAAGTGGGAGAAGCGGATATAAAAGTGGCTTATCAGTGTCGGCAGTTTCCGGATGCGGTAGTGGGGAAAATCAAGGTTGAAGTATTGGCAGAGGACACGGAATGA
- the loaP gene encoding antiterminator LoaP: protein MSLWYVMQVRAGTEENARCQCLRLISSNILEHCFVPYYQQKKRFQGEWHIQETVLFPGYVFLVTSDLKQLMDSLRKVTGMIRLLRTGEQIVPLSGEEVDLLLKLGREEQLVRMSTGVIENAYVKVFDGPLKGMEDCIKKIDRHKRKAHIAIEMFGRSMDVEIGLEIISKIK from the coding sequence ATGTCGCTATGGTATGTAATGCAGGTGCGGGCAGGTACTGAAGAAAATGCCCGATGCCAGTGTCTGCGGTTAATCAGCAGTAATATATTGGAACACTGCTTTGTTCCATACTATCAGCAGAAGAAGCGGTTTCAGGGTGAGTGGCATATTCAGGAAACAGTACTTTTTCCGGGATATGTGTTTTTGGTTACTTCTGATTTGAAACAGCTTATGGATAGTCTCAGAAAAGTAACAGGAATGATCAGATTATTGAGGACAGGGGAACAAATTGTTCCGTTATCAGGAGAGGAAGTGGATTTGCTTCTGAAACTGGGAAGAGAAGAACAATTGGTACGCATGTCTACAGGAGTTATTGAGAATGCTTATGTCAAAGTATTTGATGGACCATTAAAGGGTATGGAAGATTGTATAAAGAAGATTGACAGGCATAAGCGAAAAGCCCATATTGCTATAGAAATGTTTGGAAGGAGCATGGATGTAGAGATTGGATTGGAGATTATTTCTAAGATTAAATGA
- a CDS encoding DUF6444 domain-containing protein, with product MSIRSLERMLKERDQEICRCHQETIRVHNYWFEVFEDMQKEHLREIKKLQAEKKALEQRALKAERECDELYDKKKELLHKLYDVLTQLEDEKGKHQKLTAQINRDYENSSIPSSKAVQRKKITNSREKTGRKPGGQPGHKGHCRRKQEPTQPVIFLPPPEEVLEDSTFKKTAKTIVKQMVNIRMVLDVTEYHADVYYNSQTGERVHAVHPLIRAGDFCLT from the coding sequence TTGAGCATCCGTTCCCTGGAACGGATGCTCAAAGAGCGTGACCAGGAGATCTGCAGATGCCATCAGGAGACGATCCGTGTCCACAATTACTGGTTTGAAGTATTCGAAGATATGCAGAAAGAACATCTGCGGGAAATAAAAAAGCTGCAGGCAGAGAAAAAGGCGCTTGAGCAGCGTGCCCTGAAAGCAGAACGTGAATGTGATGAACTGTATGATAAGAAAAAAGAGCTTCTTCATAAGCTATATGACGTCCTGACCCAGCTGGAAGATGAAAAAGGGAAGCACCAGAAACTGACTGCCCAGATCAACAGGGATTATGAAAACTCTTCCATTCCCTCTTCAAAAGCAGTGCAGCGTAAAAAGATCACAAACAGCAGAGAAAAAACAGGCAGGAAACCAGGCGGACAGCCAGGACATAAAGGCCACTGCCGCAGGAAACAGGAGCCCACACAGCCAGTCATTTTTCTTCCGCCACCGGAAGAAGTCCTGGAAGACAGTACTTTTAAAAAGACCGCAAAAACCATTGTAAAGCAGATGGTAAATATCCGAATGGTACTGGATGTAACGGAATACCATGCGGATGTTTATTACAACAGTCAGACAGGTGAACGTGTACATGCTGTACATCCATTGATAAGAGCAGGGGATTTCTGTCTGACCTGA
- a CDS encoding VanZ family protein, which translates to MIEIILHDICDTFPYLKYGLAAAVCTALALTVLNHSRIMDKEKRSNYVSLLGKSMFLAFYGAVLLQVTLLSREPGSRTAADLIPFSTWGTTAQSRAHEIENMIMFLPVGVFLPMLHRGLREFRTAVLVLTGLSAGIELIQFVTQRGYLQTDDVIMNVLGGVAGYTFWRLIFKWRK; encoded by the coding sequence ATGATAGAGATTATTTTGCATGATATCTGCGATACATTTCCATATCTGAAATATGGATTGGCGGCTGCAGTTTGTACTGCCCTGGCTTTAACAGTATTAAACCACAGTCGAATCATGGACAAGGAAAAGCGGAGCAACTATGTTTCGCTGCTAGGTAAGAGTATGTTTCTGGCATTTTACGGAGCGGTTTTGCTTCAGGTCACACTGCTGTCACGAGAACCGGGAAGCAGAACTGCCGCTGATTTGATTCCTTTCAGCACCTGGGGAACAACAGCGCAGAGCAGAGCGCATGAGATTGAGAATATGATTATGTTCCTGCCCGTAGGGGTGTTTCTTCCGATGTTGCATAGAGGACTGCGGGAATTTCGCACAGCCGTTCTGGTGCTGACTGGACTCAGCGCTGGCATTGAACTGATACAGTTTGTGACACAGCGGGGATATCTGCAGACAGATGATGTAATTATGAATGTACTGGGTGGTGTGGCTGGATATACATTTTGGCGATTGATTTTCAAATGGAGGAAATAG